The following coding sequences are from one Nicotiana tomentosiformis chromosome 3, ASM39032v3, whole genome shotgun sequence window:
- the LOC104110375 gene encoding cysteine-rich receptor-like protein kinase 42 has translation MHFPPIYLEHVTFISLIFFIFLFSPSLCDPRTSVANISCKPRTNVSITSDLFPKYMEIMGTLSDFISENKSATYSLSSNSPDIYGLAKCHNDLSQDECKLCFVEAKDKLNTCIPAPGGSVYLDGCFLRYENYDFFDESVQKNSSSYVCGVPTDITNDQYMKRDFAARVDRAIANVTSMSVVNKGFGATIVKSGLLAVYALGQCWDSLDVEICTKCLNNAGDMIRKCLPAAEGKAMNAGCYLRYSSNKFFGDGALVLADKGPTKRKNIWIIAAIVLLTILGIFAILGAFLGYRRYSTEQGGTKRVHKIPRALETSKLNFKYEMLEKATGGFDPLNKLGQGGSGSVYKGILPDGKTVAVKRLLYNTRQWAEEFFNEVNLISGIQHKNVVKLLGCSIEGPESLLVFDFVSNKNLDQVLFDKNKRQFVSWNERFQIILGIAEGLAYLHEGSKAKIIHRDIKNSNILVDEQLIPKIADFGLARRFAPHKTHVSTGVAGTLGYLAPEYLLQGCLTEKADVYSFGVVAIEVACCIKNNVFVSDSRSVLQTVWRNYKLNKITESIDSRLMSDFQEQEASRVLQLGLLCTQTRRFSRPSMSQVVKILRNKETEVPVPMQPPFQNSSLLAPPDTTSMSSVTKDSLCSEWYSTDGMSIHSSEFASLSSSQSSDFSTSESSRLLKIA, from the exons ATGCATTTTCCACCAATATACCTTGAACATGTCACGTTCATCTCCTTAATTTTCTTCATATTTCTGTTTTCTCCTTCTCTTTGTGATCCAAGAACTTCGGTTGCTAATATTTCTTGCAAACCCCGTACAAATGTGTCAATTACCAGCGATTTATTCCCAAAATACATGGAAATCATGGGAACTCTCAGTGATTTCATTTCGGAAAATAAGTCAGCAACATATTCCTTAAGCTCTAATTCACCTGATATTTATGGATTAGCGAAATGCCATAACGATCTTTCTCAGGACGAATGCAAACTCTGTTTCGTCGAAGCTAAGGATAAGCTCAACACGTGCATTCCTGCACCTGGTGGCTCTGTTTATCTAGACGGTTGTTTTCTCAgatatgaaaattatgattttttcGACGAGAGCGTTCAAAAGAATTCGTCTAGTTATGTTTGTGGTGTTCCGACAGATATAACAAATGATCAGTATATGAAAAGGGATTTTGCAGCAAGAGTGGATCGTGCAATTGCGAATGTCACAAGCATGTCTGTAGTAAATAAAGGATTTGGAGCGACGATTGTGAAAAGTGGGCTGCTTGCTGTTTATGCATTAGGCCAATGTTGGGATTCATTGGACGTGGAAATATGTACTAAGTGCCTGAATAATGCTGGAGATATGATAAGAAAATGTTTGCCTGCTGCAGAAGGAAAAGCTATGAATGCTGGTTGCTATTTGAGATACTCTTCTAATAAATTCTTTGGTGATGGAGCACTAGTCCTGGCTGATAAAG GACCAACGAAGCGTAAGAATATATGGATAATTGCAGCGATTGTATTATTGACTATCTTGGGAATATTTGCTATTTTAGGAGCTTTTTTAGGCTATAGAAGATATTCTACGGAGCAAGGAG GTACCAAGAGGGTTCATAAGATTCCACGGGCTCTTGAGACATCGAAACTAAATTTCAAATATGAAATGTTAGAAAAAGCAACAGGTGGTTTTGATCCGTTAAACAAGTTAGGCCAAGGAGGATCAGGTTCAGTATATAAAGGAATTCTTCCTGATGGAAAAACTGTTGCTGTAAAAAGATTATTGTACAATACGCGCCAATGGGCAGAGGAATTCTTTAACGAGGTCAATTTGATCAGTGGTATTCAACACAAGAATGTTGTGAAACTTTTGGGTTGTAGCATAGAAGGACCAGAGAGTCTTCTGGTTTTTGATTTTGTATCTAACAAGAACCTTGATCAAGTGCTTTTTG ATAAGAATAAGCGACAATTTGTGAGCTGGAATGAGAGGTTTCAAATCATATTGGGAATAGCAGAAGGGCTCGCATATCTGCATGAAGGAAGCAAAGCAAAGATAATCCACAGAGATATTAAGAACAGTAATATTTTGGTTGATGAACAACTCATCCCAAAAATTGCTGATTTTGGACTTGCTCGACGTTTTGCTCCCCATAAAACTCATGTCAGCACTGGAGTTGCAGGAACCTT GGGATACCTAGCTCCTGAATATCTTCTTCAAGGATGTTTAACAGAGAAAGCAGATGTTTATTCCTTCGGAGTGGTGGCTATAGAGGTTGCGTGTTGTATAAAGAACAATGTCTTTGTGAGTGATTCCAGATCAGTCCTACAAACT GTGTGGAGAAATTACAAGTTGAATAAGATTACTGAGTCCATCGACAGCAGGCTGATGAGTGATTTTCAAGAACAGGAGGCGTCACGCGTGCTTCAACTAGGGTTATTGTGTACGCAAACCAGAAGATTTTCGCGACCATCTATGTCTCAAGTGGTAAAGATTCTAAGAAACAAAGAAACTGAAGTTCCTGTGCCTATGCAACCGCCATTCCAGAACTCAAGTTTACTAGCCCCTCCAGATACAACAAGTATGTCTTCCGTGACTAAAGATAGTTTGTGCTCAGAATGGTATTCTACGGATGGAATGTCTATTCATTCTTCTGAGTTTGCTAGCCTATCTAGCTCTCAATCAAGTGATTTTTCGACGAGTGAAAGCAGTAGACTTCTGAAAATAGCTTGA